The Ruania halotolerans genome contains the following window.
CTCTGGGACCACCGAACTGTACGTGGCCGTCCTCGGCATCCTGATGGCTGGCGCTGCCTACGTCCCCGTCGACGCTGACGATCCACCCGAACGCGCCCGCACCGTCTTCACCGAGGCAGCTGTCGTGGCAGTCGTGGGGAACGGTCTGGAGATCACCGCGGCCGCTGCGGCCGGTGGCGCGCAGGCTTTCGCCAATCGCGACCGCGCCGCCGCGACCGCCCCGGAGCGCGCACCCCGGCCCGGCGATGACGCCTGGATCATCTTCACCTCCGGCTCCACCGGGACTCCGAAGGGGGTCGCCGTCACGCATCGCAGCGCCGCGGCCTTCGTGGACGCAGAGTCGCACCTGTTCCTCACCTCCGATCCGATCGGCCCTGGCGACCGGGTGATGGCTGGGCTCTCCGTCGGCTTCGATGCGAGCTGCGAGGAGATGTGGCTCGCGTGGGCACACGCTGCCTGCCTCGTGCCCGCACCTCGCTCCTTGGTGCGTTCGGGAGTCGACGTCGGCCCCTGGCTCACCGCCAACGACATCACCATCGTCTCCACAGTGCCGACCCTGGTGGCCCTCTGGCCAGCCTCGTCCCTGGACCGGGTCCGTCTGCTGATCCTCGGCGGCGAGGCGGCTCCCGCCGAACTCGCCGCCCGGCTACAACGCCCTGGACGTGAGGTCTGGAACACCTACGGTCCCACCGAGGCGACCGTGGTCGCTTGCGCAGCGCCGATGGACGGCACCCAGCCCGTACGGATCGGGCTACCACTGGCAGGCTGGGACCTCGCCGTCGTCGATGGTGGTGGCGCCCCGGTGGCTGAAGGCGAGACGGGTGAGCTGATCATCGGTGGCGTCGGGCTGGCCCGGTACCTCGATCCGGACCAGGACGCTGAGAAGTACGCTCCGATGCCGAGCCTTGGCTGGGCTCGCGCGTATCGTTCGGGAGACATGGTCCGCAATGACGCTGCCGGCCTCGTATTCGCCGGCCGCGCCGATGATCAGATCAAACTCGGCGGCCGTCGGATCGAACTCGGGGAGATCGACGGTCAGCTCCTTCGCCTCCCAGGCGTGGTCAGTGCGGCAGCCGCCGTGCGCGGCACAGCGGCAGGCAACCAGGTGCTGGTCGGTTACCTCACGGTGGACCAGAGCTTCGAGCACGGCGCCGCCGTGGAGCTCCTCCGGGATCGCATGCCTGCCGCACTCGTGCCACGCCTCGCCGTGGTGGAGGAGATGCCCACCCGCACGTCCGGCAAAGTGGATCGGGACGCGCTGCCGTGGCCACTGCCCAGCAGTTTCACCACGTCCGGCACAACCGAGCCCACTCAGCGGTCCGCGACCCAGGAATGGCTCGCGGGCATCTGGCACGACGTGCTCGCCGCCGACCCGGTGGACCTACGGGCGGACTTCTTCGAGCTCGGCGGCGGCTCGCTCACTGCGGCACAGACCGTGGGAAGGATCCGGGAGCGCTACCCCGAGGTCGCCGTCGCGGATATCTACGCGAACCCGACCATCGGCGCGCTCTCTGCGTACCTGGAGGGCCTGCGCACCACCACCGCGCGCACGAACACCGCGGTCTCGCCCATTCGCACGAAGACGAAGGCGGGTCAGCTCCTCGCCTTCTACCCGCTGCGCGGGCTGACCTCGATGCGATGGCTTTCCTGGCTGCTCCTGGTGAGTCTGCTGGTGCATCCGGCCATCGACTGGCTGCCCGCACCGCCCGTGTGGCTGGTGGCCCTCACCACCGCGGCATTCGTGATCCCGCAGGGCAGGATGCTGGTCGCGGCCGGGTTGATCCGGCTCGTGTTGCGCGGCGTCCGGCCCGGCACCTACCCGCGCGGCGGGAAAGTGCACCTGCGGTACTGGCTGGCCGGCCGCATCCAGGATGATCTCGCCGCAGCCAGCCTCGCCGGTGCCGCGTCGATCACCTGGTACGCCCGGCTGCTGGGCGCCCGGATCGGGCCGAACGTGGACCTGCACGCGCTGCCACCGGTCACCGGGTTCCTCGATATCGGCGCTCGCGCCAGCGTGGAGCAGGAGGTGGACCTGACCGGAGCATGGATCGACGGCGATCGCGTGCACCTGGGCCGGATCACGATCAGCTCCCGGGCACGGATCGGCGCTCGCAGCACTCTCGGCCCCGGCGCCACGGTCGGCCAGCGTGCGGAGGTCGCACCGGGTTCATTCGTCGCCGGCCGGGTACGGGCCGAGCGCTTCGTCTCCGGATCCCCGGCCGAAGACACCGGCCAGGCACGCGGCCCATGGTCCAAGCGAGAGCCGTCGGGTCGGCGCGCCTGGGTGGCCGGGTACGCCGTCACCGGGGTTCTGCTCTCCGCCCTGCCGTGGCTGGCAGCCACGATCGGAGGGCTGGTGCTATGGCCCGCGTTGCGCGATTCCGCCAGCCTGAGGCAGGCATGGGCGACGGCGTGGCCGTTGCTGCCGCTCGCGGCGTTCGCCGGATACGCCGCCCTGATCGGCCTGGTCCTGGTGACCGTGCGTCTGCTCTCCCTGGCGATCCGCACCGGGCCCGTCCCCGTGCGCTCCGGAGGCGGTCTGGCCGTCTGGGCCACGGTGCGGCTGCTGGATGAGGCGCGGGATTGGTTGTTCCCGCTCTACGCGGGTGCACTCACACCCTGGTGGCTGCGGGCCCTCGGTGCCACCGTGGGCCGAGGTGTCGAAGCATCCACTGTGGTCCTGATCCCCAAGCTCACCCAGATCGGTAGTCAGTCCTTCCTCGCCGACGACACACTCGTGGGTGGCTACGAACTCACCGGAGGCTGGCTGCGCGCGGAACGCGTGAAGGTCGGCAAACGAGCCTTCCTCGGAAACTCCGGGATGGCCGCGCCCGGGCGGAAGATCCCCAAGGCCTCCCTGGTCGCCGTGCTCTCGGCGGCGCCGAAGCGTGGCGCCGCCCGAGCGGGGTCCTCCTGGATCGGGAGCCCGCCCACCCAGTTGCGCCGCGTGGCCGGTAGCGCCGACGAGTCACGCACGTACCAACCGACCATCCGCTTGCGCGTGCTGCGCGGACTCGTGGAAACCTGCCGCGTGATTCCGCTGTTCCTCTCCGTGTGCCTCATGGTGGGAGTAGGTCTGAGCCTGCTGATCCTGCTCGGCACGGGCCCGGTCGACCAGGGGTGGTCCTGGGGGCGCTTCATCACCGCGGGATTGGTCGGTCCCGTGATCCTGCTTGCTGCCGCTCTGCTGGCTGCGGGAATCACCGTGGCCGCGAAGTGGCTGCTTGTCGGAGCCCACAAGGTGGGCGAGCACCCGCTCTGGAGCGGGGCCGTGTGGCGCGGAGAGCTGGCCGATGCATTCACCGAGGTGCTCGCCGCGCGCTGGTTCTGTTCCCTCGCGCAAGGCACGGTCGCGTTGAATATGTGGTTCCGCGCGCTCGGCGCGAAGATCGGTGACGGCGTGTGGTGCGATACCTACTGGCTACCCGAACCTGATCTCGTCGAACTTGGCGCAGGATCGTGCGTCAATGCCGGGTGCGTGGTGCAGACGCACCTATTCCACGACCGCGTGCTTGCGATGGACCGGGTGATCATCGGCCCCGGCGCCACGCTCGGGCCGAACAGTGTGATCCTGCCAGCTGCCCACCTCGATCGTGAGGCGACCGTCGGGCCAGCCTCCCTCGTGATGCGCGGCGAATCCGTGCCGAGCCGCACCCGCTGGCTCGGCAACCCGATCGGCCCCTGGGAGGAGTGACAGTGACCCGCCCGGACGCGCTGACCACCGCAGACTCGACCGATCCGTACATGCCCGGACACGGCGATCTGAGCTACGCCGTCGACCACTACGACCTGGACCTCGTCTATCAGCCCCGTAGCAACTTGCTTGACGGCGTGGCCGAGGTACGGCTGCGCACGCGCGCTGAGACCACCACGCTGCGGTTCGATCTCCACCACCTCCGGGTGACGACGGTCTCCGTGGCCGGGGCCCCGCTGCGCAAGTACACACGTAACCAGAGGCACCTGGACCTCACCCTGAACAGCGCCGTCCCCGCTGGCACGGGCCTCACCGTCCGGATCGAGTACGGCGGCAACCCACGGCCGGTGCGCTCGGCCTCCCTGGGTGAGGCCGGGTGGGAGGAGCTGACGGACGGGGTGATCGTGGCCTCCCAACCACACGGTGCGCCGTCGTGGTTTCCGTGCAACGACCAAGCCCGGGACAAGGCGCGCTACGACGTGCGGCTGACCGTACCTGCCGAGTACACCGCAGCCTTCAGCGGTCAGACGCACGCGGTGAAACGGCGAGGATCGCGGTGCACCTGGACGTTCCAACAGCGCCACCCGATGGCGCCGTACCTCGCCAGCCTGCAGATTGGCAAGTACCGCGAGCAGGTCGTGGACGGAGCTGGCGTGCCGATCCGCGTGCTGCGCGCCGAACGCCTCCCAGAGGCCGCATTCGTGGCATCCTTCGGCCGCCAGCGCGAGATGCTCCGCTGCTTCGAAGAGGCGTTCGGGCCATACCCGTTCGATTCCTACACCTGCGTGATCACCGATGACGCACTGGAAATCCCCCTCGAGTCGCAAGCACTCTCGACCTTCGGGCGTAACCACTGTTCGGCGGACTTGGGCGCGGTTCGCCTCATCGCACACGAGTTGTCACATCAGTGGTTCGGCAACGCGGTCACCGCCGCTGCGTGGCGGGACATCTGGCTGCACGAGGGATTTGCCTGCTTCAGCGAATGGGTGTGGTCGGAGCATTCCGGTGGGCCCAGCATCGCCGACCAGGCGCGCGCCTCCCATGACCGGTTGAGCAGGCTGCCGCAGGACCTCACCCTCGGGGATCCGGGTGCCGCAGACATGTTCGACGACCGCGTGTACAAGCGCGGGGCGCTGACCCTGGCCGCGCTCCGGGACCTGATCGGTGTGCACGCGTTCACCCTCCTGATGCACCGCTGGGTGGCGCAGAACTGCGGCGGAGTTGTCAGCACGGAGGACTTCATCGCGCTCGCCGAGGAGGTGGGTGGGCAGTCGCTGGGTACGTTCTTCGACGGGTGGCTCTACCGGCGCGACCTACCGGCGTGGAGCTGAGCCGCCCACAGGTCAGCGCCCTACCCCACGCACACGCGGGCGGTGAATCCGGACGGTGCCGGGATCTCCTGGACGCGGAAATCTGCCGCCCGGATCGTTGGCATCGGCACACTCAGCCCGGTTCCGAGCATCTTCAGAATCGCCTCCTTGGCCACCCAGAGGCCGAGGAGTTCCCGGCTGGACTCGTCCGGGTGCCGGACGAGCGAAGAGTCCACTGAGATCGACGCGATCTGCTCCACGTCCGCGCCGATCCCGATCGCTGCCCCATCGAGATCTGCGACGGTGAGCAGGTGCGGCCCGGCACGAGCGGCCGATACCGGGATGGCCAGGGATCCCACTCGTGCCCACGGGCGGCCGTGATCCGACCCGCCGCACGCCGGGCACAGGTGGCCGACCCTGAGGTCGGCCACAGCAGGCATAGCCAACGCGGTCCCGAGGTGCTCGCGCAGCGCCTGAGCGGTGCTCGACTCGGCACAGTGCCAGCGCACACTGACCGGCACATAGGTGGGCATCGCCGTCATTGTGGCAGGCGCTTCCGCCACGGGTCGGCAGTGAAACGATAAACTCCCCGGATGGGTGCAAGCCCAGTGAAGAAGGGGAGAGACATGGCTAAGCGCGGCGCGGCGAAACGTCCAAGCGTCACCGATGTTGCCAAACAGGCGGGTGTCTCAGTCGGCACTGTCTCCAATGTGCTGAACCGGCCGGACTCGGTGGCACCGGCCACCCGCGCAAAGGTCGAGCAGGCGATCAGCACACTGCGCTTCGTCCGCAACGCGTCCGCCCGCCAGCTCCGCAGCGGTGAGATCAGCACGGTCGGTGCGGTGGTCTTGGACATCGCCAACCCGTTCTTCACTGAGATGGCCCGCGGAATCGAGGACCGGCTCGCCCAGGACGATCACACGCTGATGCTGTGCAGTTCGGACGAGAATCCCAGCCGTGAGGCGCGATTCCTCCGGCTGTTCGAGGAGCACGGGGTCCGGGGCGTCATCGCGACCCCCTCGAACGGCAGCCTGGACGGCCTGCTGGCGCTGCGCGAACGCGGTATCGAGGTAGTCCTGCTCGACCACACCTCGCCCGACCCGGATGTCGGTTCGGTGGCCGTGGACGACGTCGGTGGGGCGGGCCTGGCGATCGAACACCTGCTGAGCCTGGGCCACACCCGCTTCGCATTCCTGAACGGCCCGCTCACCCTGCGCCAGTGCGTGGACCGGCGCGAGGGTGTCATCGCCACGCTCACCGCACACGGGTTGGATCCCGCCGAAGCGCTCACCGAGATCAACCTGGATGCACTGAACGCGACCACTGCCGACGCGGCCGTGCGCCGCTTGCTCGCCGAGGACGGACCTCGCCCGACGGCGATGTTCTGCGCGAACGACTTCACTGCCCTCGGCGCCCTGCGCGCACTCCGCGATAGCGGCGTCTCGATCCCCGAGGAGATGGCCGTGGTGGGCTACGACGACGTCATCTTCGCCTCCATGCTGACCACGCCACTGACGTCGGTGCGCCAGCCCATGCACACACTGGGGTGGACCGCCGCGGACATGCTGCTCACCGAATCGGGTACCGACGCGGCACGACAGGTGGAGTTCGAGCCCGAACTGGTCGTGCGCGCCTCCAGCACGTCCGGTCAGTGAACGCTTCCGCGGAAGCGCCGCCGTCCTCATCGATCTGGATGTCACACCCCCGTCCTACGGTGATTTCAGGCATCGACGAAGGGGTGGAACATGACGGCGGAACTGGTGATGGAGCGGCCCGCGAGCGGTCTTCCGGGAGTCGAGGGCACGGCGCGGCCACTGAGGGTCGTCACCGCTGACGACACGACTGATCACACGCCTGATGGTGCGACGCGCTCCGTGCAGGATCTGGCGATCGAACTGGGTTCGCTGGCGGCAGCGATCGCAGCGCAGACGGGCCGTTTTCTGATGGTGCTGGCCGAGTTCGATGCCCGGGACGGTTGGACGGTGTGGTCGGGGATGACGTCGACGGCACATTGGCTGTCCTGGCAATGCGGCATGGCCCGGGTCACAGCCCGCGAGCATGTCCGGGTCGCCCGGGCGCTGGTCGCACTCCCTGTCACGGCGGCAGAACTCGGGGCAGGCCGGCTCAGCTACTCGAAGGTTCGCGCGATCACGCGGGTGGCTACGCGCGAGACCGAGGCAGACCTGGTCGCGGTGGCGCAGGCGGCCACGGCTGATCAACTGGACCGGTTCTGTGCGGGTGTACGCACCGGCACCTCGGTGGATGAGGTGAGCGACCGGCACGAGCGGCGCCACCTGACCCACCGTTTCGACCCGGACGGGATGATGAGCATGCACGCGCGCTGCTCTCCAGAAGAAGGTGCGGTGATCATCGACCTGCTGCACCGGGTGCAGCGCTACCTGGACCGCTCCGCCGTACCCGAGGATGAGGACGATCATCGCCTCCCGGGAACCGGTCACGGATTGATCGATGCGCTGGTGCTGGTGTGTGAGCAGTTCGAGCTCAGCTCGGACGACTCGGGCGATGGCAGTGGGAGTGAGTCGGCCGATGCAGCGACTTCTCCCTCGCGAGCTTCCCGGCGTGGTGAGGCAGTGCTGCACGTGACTCTCGATGATCTGACCAGGGTCCGGCTGAGCGAGTCACCGCCTGTGCTGCCAGGGCAGCCGGAGACGCTGATCGGGCCACATCTGGAGTGCGGACCGGTGCTGCACCCGCACACGGCACGACGCCTCACCTGCGACACCGGCGTCGTGCTACACATCCACGACACTGCCGGCGACAGGCACGACATCAGCCCCGATGGGACTACTCCTGCGACCGTGGTCACACCCAGCGCCAGGCCCGGTCGAACGATCGATCTGGGCCGGCGCTGGCGCACCCCGAACGCGGCTCTGTGGCGCGCACTGTGGGACCGAGACGGAGGCTGCGTCTTCCCGGCATGCGGCCGGCGCCGCTACGTCCACGGCCACCACCTTGTGCACTGGGCCGACGGCGGACCCACGGATCTGGATAATATGGTCCTGCTCTGTGGAGCCCACCACCGGGCACTCCATGAGGGCGGCTTCGAGATCACACGCCGCCGCGACGGGACCCTCCGCGTCCAAGACCGCGACGGAGAAACAGTTCCCAGAGTTCCCGCAGTGCCACCACCACCCGCTCGTGCTGGACATCAGCACACCTTCCCCGGCACGGAGCCCGCCACGCAGGAACCACCGCCCGGCCACCCGCTACCGCTCGCCGCCACCGATGGCGGTCCCCTGAATCTGGGCTACGCCGTCAACGTCGCACTCACCAACTGGCAGATCCGGGCCAACCGGCGCGAGCAGCGTCGTCACCGGCCCAGCGACGGCGCAGCGGCCTAGCCGGCCACGACCGGCACAGTTGCGCGCACGCCGTGCCTGGGTGTTCGGGTCTGTGGCGTCAAGAGCCCGGGCAGCGCTCCCGCGGGAGCACTCAGGGGCGTCGACCGAACGCGTCGAGCAACCGGACCTGTTCCGAAGCCTCCGGAGGCAGCGAACCGCTCGGCCCGTCACCGTAGACGCCCAGGGCCAGCATCGCGGGCAGGTGGGGTTCCACCAGACGCGCAGTGGCAACGACAAGGTCCGGGTCGAGCGCTTCGTCGAGACCTGCTCCGCGCCGAAGATCCCACGCGTGCACCACGAGGTCGACGAGCCGGAACCGCAGGTAGTCGGAGGCCGTGGCTTCCCCGGCCGGGCCCGGCAGTGGCTGGTCCGGCGAGGCGGTGGCGAAGGCGGCTGTCTGCTCCCGCGCCGAGGTGAGGACCGCAACGAGCGGATCGTCACCGAGCAGGTCACCCTCGATCTGCGCAAGAGCTTCCGCGCGTGAGTGACCGGCCAGCAGGAGCGCCGTCAGGCGGTTCCCGGCCACCACATGCGTGACCAGCTCACGGATGGTCAGCGCCGAGGGCGTGGGATGTGACCACACCTGGGGCGGCAGCTCTCGAACGGCGCGCTCGAACTCGGTTGAAGCGGCCGCCACCAGTTTCACTGCACGCACGCTGTGCCTTTCGGACGGGTCGGACACACCGGGATACCGGTCGCGCCACCGGGGTCAGGCGACCGGCGGGCCAGCCAGCCGGTCCAGCAGTACCGGGCCGACCAGCAGATCCGTCTCCAGCACCACCTGGCACCGCGCCCCGGGAACATCCACCGGACCACGCCGCTGGCCCCGCATGTCCACGATGGTCTGCCCGCGGCCAGGTCCATCCCCCTCGTCCACCACCACGGGCACCCGAGCCGCCCGGGTGGCGGTCACCGTTCCGACGAGTAGGGCCGCCGCGAGCGGATCATGCAATGCACAGGCCCGGTAGCCGTAGATGTCGAGGTAGAAATCGAGGTAGGACTCGAGCGCCTCCCCCACCACTCTGGACACCGCATCCGGTGCCTCGAGCAGGCGCTTGCGTGCCTGCTCGTCAAAGATGTGCTCCATCGTCACGTCCAAGGGCACCATCGTGATATCCCAGCCCGCCTGGAGCACGGCCGCCGCCGCTTCGGGATCGTTGGCGATATTCGCCTCCGCCACCGGTGAGGTGTTGCCAGGCGCGAGCGCCGCACCACCCATCACGACGACGTCCCGCACCAGTGCGGGCAGATTCGGCTCGCGTTCGAGCGCCACGGCGAGGTTGGTCAACGGTCCGACTGCCAGGACGCGCAGTTCACCTGGGTACGCCTTGGCGAGGTCGATCAGCATGTCGGCGGCGTGGCGGGAGTCGGGGCGGGCGACAGCGGGCTCAAGCACCACTCCCCCGATTCCGTTGCTGCCGTGCACGTGTGGAGCGCCACCGCGAAAGGAGCCACGCACAGGATCGATCGCTCCGACGGCGACCGGGATCTCTTCCCTGCCGGCCAGCGCGAGCAGAGCGAGGGTGTTCTCGGCCGCCACGGTGGCAGAGGTGTTTCCGCTCACCGTGCCGATACCGGCGAGATGCACCTCCGGGGAGGCGAGCAGGTAGGCGAGGGCCAGGGCGTCGTCGATTCCGGTGTCACAGTCCAGGTAGATCGGCGCGGCGTCACTCATGCTGGGGTCAGCTCTCCATTCGTGGGACGGGGCTCGCCATTCGAGGCGTCGGGCACCGCGGACCATTCTCCACCATGGTGCCCGCCGCCCACGTCGGGATGGCTGCTGGCCTGGAGTCGCTCAGTACCGCCTACGATGAGGCGAACCGGATGGAAGGCAGGCCCATGGCTCGGATCGTCGATGTCGCGAGCCACGCAGGTGTCTCCACGGCCACCGTTTCCCGTGTTCTCAACGGCAAGACCGTGAACCCGGAGCTGGCGGCGCGAGTGCGCAGTTCCGTCGATCTCCTCGGCTACGTCCCGGACCGGACGGCCCGCTCACTGCGCCGCCGCGCGAGCGATGTGGTGGCGCTCGTGTTGCCGGATGTGGAGAACCCGTTCTTCACCGCCGTGGCGCGCGGCGTCGAGGATGTGGCGCACGGAGCGGGCTATTCGGTGGTGCTGTGCAACACCGACGACGATCCCGCCAAGGAAGCCCACTACCTCACCGTCGCCGAGCACGAGAATATGGCCGGAGTACTCATCGCCCCCGCCACTGACTCCCCCGCCCTCGACGCCCTGCAGGCGCGCGGGCGAGGGCTCGTGGTCGTGGACCGGCGCATCGATGACGCAGTGGACCAGGTGGCGTTCGACAACGAGGAGCTCGGTTATCGGGTCACGAACACCCTCATCCGGCAGGGATTTCGCAGGATTGCCTGCGTGACGGGACCTCGAAGCACAAGCACCGCCGTCGAGCGTGCGAACGGGTGGCGGCGTGCGCTGGCCGAGGCCGATCTCGCGGCCGAGGAGGAGCTACTCGTCCATGCGAACTTCCGGGTGGACGGCGGCTATGCGGCCCTTTCCGGCCTCCTTGCCCAGTCAGATCCGCCGGAGGCGGTGGCTGCCACCAACAATCTGGTGGGTGTGGGGGTGCTGCGCGCCCTCGCTGATGCCCACGGCACTCCGGCACGTACGGCCGGCAGGGCGGAGCACACAGACAAGGGACCTGAAGCGAGCGGGCCGGCGATCGGCATCGGCATCATCGGCGATCTACCGTTCGCCACCTCGCGCACCACGGACATCCACCTGGTCCCGTTGAACCCGCGCGAGCTCGGCATGGCGGCTGCCCATCTGCTGCTCGAGCGGTTCGCTGATCCGGGCAGGCCCGCCCGGTCGGTCGTCCAGGCCGTCCCGGCACCCGGTTCCCCCTTGTCTCGGTAATCGATTACGGGCACGATGGGGTCATGACGACCTCCACGTATGCCATGCCCTCCCTCTCCGAGCCGCCCGCCGCACCCGAGAGGACCGCCTACCTGGTGGCCTCGGGCGACCTGCGCGAATCTGCAAACAGTGCCGGCTGGCCCACCCAGGTCGAGCTCGAGCGCATCATCAGCGACGCCTTCGCCGCGAATGGGTGGCAGGTGGTCCGCGCGAACGAGGTGGACCCGGCCACCGGACACGGCTTCATCTCCAGCCAGCGGATGGGCTTGGAGGTCTTCACCACCATCCCGCCGGACGCCCCGTTGATCGTGGCCGAAGCGGTGTGGCAGTACAGCCACCACATCCTCGCCGGTCTGCGCACCCACCGCGGCCCGATCCTCACCGCCGCGAACTTCGCCGGGGCATGGCCCGGCTTGGTGGGCCTGCTGGGCATCAACGCCGGGATGACCAAGATGGGCAAGCCGTACTCCACGGTGTGGACCGTCGACGGGACCGACGAGTGGTTCCAGAACGCGATTCGCTCGTGGGTCACCACCGGCACGATCGAGCACGACGCCTCCCACGTGCACTCTCTGCCAACGCTCGCAGACAGCGCCGAAACCGAATTGGGCCGCGCGCTCGCTGCGCAGTTGCAGCGCGAGAAGGCGATCATCGGCGTCTTCGATGAAGGTTGCATGGGGATGTACAACGCCATCTTCGATGACGAACTGCTGAACGGCCTCGGCATCTACAAGGAGCGGCTCTC
Protein-coding sequences here:
- a CDS encoding LacI family DNA-binding transcriptional regulator translates to MVPAAHVGMAAGLESLSTAYDEANRMEGRPMARIVDVASHAGVSTATVSRVLNGKTVNPELAARVRSSVDLLGYVPDRTARSLRRRASDVVALVLPDVENPFFTAVARGVEDVAHGAGYSVVLCNTDDDPAKEAHYLTVAEHENMAGVLIAPATDSPALDALQARGRGLVVVDRRIDDAVDQVAFDNEELGYRVTNTLIRQGFRRIACVTGPRSTSTAVERANGWRRALAEADLAAEEELLVHANFRVDGGYAALSGLLAQSDPPEAVAATNNLVGVGVLRALADAHGTPARTAGRAEHTDKGPEASGPAIGIGIIGDLPFATSRTTDIHLVPLNPRELGMAAAHLLLERFADPGRPARSVVQAVPAPGSPLSR